A stretch of the Amia ocellicauda isolate fAmiCal2 chromosome 10, fAmiCal2.hap1, whole genome shotgun sequence genome encodes the following:
- the spata46 gene encoding spermatogenesis-associated protein 46 gives MEIADKKFPGSKTLIQCLKVQNKAKESSTSRQTPDAPEPLLALNPGQQVALQHQLCKAPESPGEPPKRAGVSHRPLPVNPCRPVATIVLAGGVKVDPMFIHTVTTAEYVRGVERYKCSGCLHYHASFWALQKHVENGWREGFSCRVFYHKLKIMRERKVQKSSPGPASSASDPPPSSRSDALKERPAEMKTDMIHKWLQNI, from the exons ATGGAAATTGCGGATAAGAAGTTTCCAG GATCAAAAACCCTCATACAGTGCTTGAAAGTCCAAAACAAGGCCAAAGAGAGCTCCACTTCTAGGCAGACTCCAGATGCACCAGAACCACTCTTGGCGCTTAACCCAGGTCAGCAAGTTGCTCTCCAACATCAGCTCTGTAAGGCACCTGAGAGCCCCGGAGAGCCACCAAAGAGGGCAGGTGTCTCTCACAGGCCTCTTCCGGTGAATCCATGCAGACCTGTCGCCACCATAGTGTTGGCCGGCGGGGTAAAGGTAGATCCCATGTTTATCCACACCGTCACTACAGCTGAGTATGTCCGTGGAGTGGAGAGGTACAAGTGCTCCGGGTGCCTGCATTACCATGCCAGCTTCTGGGCCCTGCAGAAGCACGTGGAGAATGGCTGGAGAGAAGGCTTCAGCTGTAGGGTGTTCTACCATAAACTCAAGATCATGCGTGAAAGGAAAGTCCAGAAAAGCAGTCCGGGCCCGGCCAGTTCTGCCTCTGACCCACCACCCAGCTCACGCTCTGATGCCCTAAAAGAGCGGCCAGCGGAGATGAAAACTGATATGATCCACAAGTGGCTTCAGAACATCTAA
- the galnt12 gene encoding polypeptide N-acetylgalactosaminyltransferase 12, whose amino-acid sequence MAHRGRRQRLKLLLLILGASAVGYVFLSRGRGRGRGREVGAAERRGLSTGGDAPELEQLRRPVYEKPPLDASALGEWGAAVKLDLEGEEKRKEEESIKKHQINIYLSEKISLHRRLPERWNPLCKDLKYDYLSMPTTSVVIAFYNEAWSTLLRTVHSVLETSPDILLKEIILVDDYSDREHLKGPLEAYISNLRKVRLIRARKREGLVRARLLGASITSGDVLTFLDCHCECHEGWLEPLLNRIKEKESAVVCPVIDVIDWNTFQYLGNSGEPQIGGFDWRLVFTWHSVPEYEQKRRRSPVDVIRSPTMAGGLFAVSKKYFQYLGTYDTGMEVWGGENLEFSFRIWQCGGSLEVHPCSHVGHVFPKQAPYSRGKALANSVRAAEVWLDEFKEIYYHRNPHARLEAFGDVTGRLELKKRLGCQSFQWYLENVYPDMHVPQDRPGMFGMLKNKGMVNYCFDYNPPDDHNVAGHRVILYPCHGMGQNQFFEYSSDLQIRYNTREPAGCAAVEYGTEYLTMHLCSKPGQAVPDDQKFVLREDSTFYHPQTNKCLQATDKSDTGSPVPVFRPCSDSNLQKWFFEERT is encoded by the exons ATGGCACACCGAGGCCGACGACAGCGGCTCAAGTTGCTGCTCTTGATCCTGGGGGCGTCCGCTGTCGGGTACGTGTTCCTgagccggggccggggccggggccggggccgggagGTCGGCGCTGCGGAGAGGCGAGGGCTGTCAACAGGTGGGGACGCACCGGAGCTGGAGCAGCTCAGGAGACCCGTGTATGAGAAGCCCCCTCTGGACGCCAGTGCGCTTGGGGAGTGGGGGGCTGCTGTCAAGCTGGACTTGGAAGGAGAGGAGAAGAGGAAAGAGGAGGAAAGCATTAAAAAGCACCAGATCAACATTTATCTGAGCGAGAAGATCTCTCTGCACCGCAGGCTGCCGGAGAGGTGGAACCCCCT CTGTAAAGATCTGAAGTATGATTATCTCAGCATGCCAACCACATCTGTTGTCATTGCATTTTACAACGAGGCCTGGTCCACACTGCTGCGGACCGTTCACAGCGTTCTGGAGACCTCGCCTGACATCCTGCTCAAGGAAATCATCCTGGTCGATGACTACAGTGACAGAG aACATTTGAAGGGGCCTCTGGAAGCATACATTTCAAACCTGCGGAAAGTGCGCTTGATTCGTGCGCGGAAGAGGGAAGGCCTCGTCAGGGCCCGACTGCTCGGTGCCTCCATCACATCGGGAGACGTGCTGACGTTCCTGGACTGTCACTGCGAGTGTCATGAAGGTTGGCTGGAGCCACTGCTGAACAG aATAAAGGAGAAAGAGTCGGCAGTGGTGTGTCCAGTGATTGATGTCATTGACTGGAACACCTTCCAGTATCTCGGGAACTCGGGGGAGCCGCAGATCGGCGGCTTTGACTGGCGGCTGGTTTTCACCTGGCACTCTGTCCCCGAGTACGAGCAGAAGAGAAGGAGGTCTCCTGTTGACGTGATCAG gtCTCCAACAATGGCTGGTGGCTTGTTTGCAGTCAGTAAGAAGTACTTCCAGTACCTGGGAACGTATGACACAGGCATGGAGGTGTGGGGAGGGGAGAACCTGGAGTTCTCTTTTAGG ATCTGGCAATGTGGGGGCAGCCTGGAGGTTCACCCATGCTCTCATGTAGGCCATGTCTTCCCCAAACAAGCCCCCTACTCGCGAGGCAAGGCCTTGGCCAATAGTGTCCGTGCTGCCGAGGTCTGGCTGGACGAGTTCAAAGAGATCTACTACCACCGCAACCCCCATGCTCGCCTG GAAGCCTTTGGAGATGTGACGGGCAGGTTAGAACTGAAAAAGAGACTGGGATGCCAAAGCTTTCAGTGGTACCTCGAGAATGTGTACCCTGATATGCACGTCCCCCAGGACCGACCTGGAATGTTTGGCATG CTGAAGAACAAAGGGATGGTGAATTACTGTTTCGACTACAATCCACCAGACGATCACAATGTTGCTGGACACCGAGTGATCTTGTATCCTTGCCACGGCATGGGGCAAAATCAG TTCTTCGAATACTCTTCTGACCTGCAGATTCGCTACAACACCAGGGAGCCAGCGGGTTGTGCGGCAGTAGAATATGGGACGGAGTATTTAACAATGCACCTGTGCAGTAAACCTGGGCAGGCAGTTCCAGATGATCAGAAGTTTGTCTTGAGAGAG GATAGCACCTTTTACCACCCCCAGACCAACAAATGTTTGCAAGCCACTGACAAGTCAGACACAGGCAGTCCAGTCCCCGTGTTCAGACCCTGTTCGGACTCCAACTTGCAGAAGTGGTTCTTTGAGGAGAGAACGTAA